gagacatcgccataaaggggaccaggggtgattctaacagatgtttgtacgatatgggtatcaaattaaatgtattgatgagggttttaaagttgttgttgttgttgtttaagttgtatatgtgaaggcgttttgagatatcgaccaaaatgtggaccagggtgacccagtacAGGgtgacgaacagtattcctgccaaaattccaagggctttggatttcgtcctgtagaactttttcattttcttctacttaatatggtagctgtcaaacctattttacaaagttttttctaaagttatattttgtcccaataaaccaatccaattaccatgtttcacctcttttttcatatttggtatagaattatggcatttttttttcatttttcgcaattttcgatatcgaaaaagagggcggggtcatagtcggatttcggccattttttataccaagataaagcgagttgagagaagtacgtgaactaagtttagtaaagatatatcgattgttgctcaagttatcgtgttaacggccgagcgggaggacagacggtcgactgtgtataaaaactgggcgtggcttcaaccgatttcgcccattttcacagaaacacttatcgtcatagaatctatgccccaaccaaatttcacaaggattggtaaattttcgttcgacttatggcattaaaggtattctagacgaattaaatgaaaaagggcggagccacgccgattttcaaattttcttttatttttgtattttgttgcaccatatcattactggaattgaatattaagataatttacttatatactgtaaagatattgaattttttgttaaaatttgatttgacacacatatagtaataggagtaacgtcctgccgaatttcatcatgatatcttcaacgactgccaaattaaagcttgcaaaacttttaaattaccttcttttagaagtgggccgtgcgacgccctttgtccaaaattttactaattttcagttttgcgtcataaggtcaacgcacctaccaagtttcatcgctttatccgtctttggtaatgaattatcgcactttttcggtttttcgaaattttcgatatcgaaaaagtgggcgtggttgtagtccgatttcgttcattttaagtagcgatccgAGATGAGCACCCTGGAAcccgcataccaaatttcatcaagacatctcaaaatttactcaagttatcgtgtttacggacggacggacagacggacgggcggacggacggacatggcttaatgaatttcttttttcgcccagatctttttgatatatggaagtctatatctatctcgattatttatgccgttacggattaccgttatgcgaacaaagttaatatactctgtgagctctgctcagctgagcataaaaattttaagcactttatataaatggacaaaaatcagcgaaaaatgtctccttgtataaagacatattcttgctaaactttgatttttaaatttttacatagaaattgcaaaaatttttatgagaaataaatatattgtaacgaattttactgcaaatctttttatttgcaatcttctgctaagttcgaatcactaaactgttgaataaataactccactttttaataatgcaaaatggcctttattaaagtacttcacaaaaacacttatatttcgcttactagcttgcttaactcaaactgattgatagcttaaatgaaactgaattctcgcGCCTTTACTGTCGAGGCcgtttatactttttgatttctcgttgcatacttctaggcttttccattccagagcttactagttagttatcagctaccatagatgaatggatttgcaactctttgtttcgagagagcgctgtcaaaatgcacattttttataacatttatcaatgatgccactccaaacaaaaatgaatagatctgaaaatggggatttttgacatacatttcggcgattatagtttcaatcatttaataaaatgatagtcgtaaaatatttatttccttaaagttattttacaattatACGACTATtgagagttaaatataaacaaatctaagtaaaaataacatttcgattaaattaattagtcaaatattgtaacgcatttaactcgcagtgaaaacaatatattctattgaaatttcagtaaatcggacctatgatataatagttaacattatttaatggatagggtttatcctacatgtctggcgttccaggttctgcgatcaaaatggactggttgcatcgggagttcatatttacaaaacctgtttttagtgataacttttgaatgggaaataatatttaccctccgccttcgaactaataatacttacacttaaacaagtatttttatctttttgcccataatttttgaacgctattctacagttgtaggtcaaactaaagtttaccaaaatttttggcacggcacattttttgttctggcacccgcttcagctggcgcgagggatttatctgtgattgttgccagcatcaACTaggagataaatccctcgtgagagcgaaaatatgagagcgtaaaaaaagattcgtatcaatctaatctatgtcaGCTACCAagtcaccagccacaactacgtttatagcttctcatatacgcgtgagtaatacttgcacaaattattgccctctcttgtgagcaccttagataagatatatgcatgtgtttgtgcgttgcttctcccctgctcgtatggacatgtgtgtagacataatgattgaattattgatgtgcatacaaatcactgtttagcatcggcttagagatggcaattcacctttgtgttgctaatattcgtaacaatataaaagtggagcgcacattacttggatgggaaaggagatattattagtcaatcaattgcgctccacctttatatttttacttttcataaatatttttgcaatttctatgtcaaaatttaaaaagcaaAGTTTAGCAAGGATACGCCTttataaaggagaaatttttcgctgatttttgtccatttatataaaggaagtgcttaaaattttttatttttattttattttctccttttcttaaattttctcggtgtcttaacatAACTGTGAAGTTTTACAcgtgtagctcaatgagaacttacataaaactCAATcccaaattccctccgtttcgtttgatttttctaaatatgtcaTTCCGTGCGCCCGCTagtgaaactttttgtattgtgtatcggctgtcatcgatctctcaattaagctctaaatttttagcctctagctcatcgagaatttacttaaaacccggtttcaaatttccaaatgtttatctaattttttcgatccgtgcgccacctaacggaatttcttccacattttgttcctttgtcacggtgtcttaacctgtctttGAGGTTTCAtggttgtagctcaatgagaagttactgtTCGGAGCAGCAGCTGACACCTAAGTGAACACACCTTCGACTGAGTATGTGTTGATAGTTGTCAAGCAAAACATATGGGCGAGCGACAgcaattcgtttttgattttcGTGGCGCTAGCAAGCACATTTTTcttgatatacatattttttcgcgGCTACTCATTTCATTGCACAAACCAACATTTAATTTACATTGTTTTTAAAACGATAATAAATTCTGTAAAATACATACAGTGTTAAACATCATAGGTTTGCGTTTTTCGTTTATTTGGATCGGTTTCGGTCTTAAAAGGTTGCATTTGGATTCGTTTTGGACTGTTGGCGTGCAACCCAACAAGTACACATTCATACCATCGGATTCCATAAGCTGCAAAAAAGCTTGCAGCCCAACAttttttggtgaccccgacgtgatagcCGCGGGAATGTGGTAATGCAAATACAAGACATTAGTCAATTCGGATTTGTTGTTCAGCAATAACAGTGCTAAagttatttcatttttggttCTGGCGAATATTTCTCGTGCACATACATATTTGGAGTGTTTTGTAGCATGGCATTTAACTGTTAGAACTGTAACTTCCAGTAAATAACCAGCCTGTGTCGTACATAACTACAAATCGAatttatatacattatatatatacGTTTTTTTTTGGCAAATCATATACATACTTGCATAGTACTGCTACCAAAAACAACTTCGTCTTGCATTTTTTTTCAATTCGTTAATTTTTTGCGAAAGTCATTTTCTGTACTTAGAAGCATAAAAATGGCTGGTGATTCTTCCAATGGGGGAGATCCTGCAGCGGTATCTCCTGATCGAGTTaccttcttaaaattaaaaaccaTGGCTATATTTAATCGTCTCTTGCGTATAGAGGCAGATATTAACAGTGATAAGCTGCAAAACATGGAGGAATATGCATTGTCGGCAATGATCGAATCATTGGGCGAATTAAAGTCAACATTCTCAGCAGCGCATAATAGTTTTGAGGAACTAGATGTCGAAAGCTTGAACAGTGATTTACCATACAAGTTTGATGATAAGCTAGTAAACCTCAAAGCATCTTTACAACGAGAAATTAGTAAGCGTAGTGTATATCAACATTGTTCAACATTCAAGATGAACACCAACGATTCGCAGTCAATTATCGTAAATGGAAATCGCTCTCGGTTGCCATTGCTCACATTGCCAAAATTCAGTGGGGTCTACACCGAGTGGactaattttttttctatgttCACTTCTGTTATTGAAAAGGATGCTGACATCACACAAGTG
The Eurosta solidaginis isolate ZX-2024a chromosome 5, ASM4086904v1, whole genome shotgun sequence DNA segment above includes these coding regions:
- the LOC137252732 gene encoding uncharacterized protein isoform X3; protein product: MAGDSSNGGDPAAVSPDRVTFLKLKTMAIFNRLLRIEADINSDKLQNMEEYALSAMIESLGELKSTFSAAHNSFEELDVESLNSDLPYKFDDKLVNLKASLQREISKRSVYQHCSTFKMNTNDSQSIIVNGNRSRLPLLTLPKFSGVYTEWTNFFSMFTSVIEKDADITQVDKLQHLRSCLSGAALDTIRSLEINEANYKIAFDLLRKRFDNNRLIFQAHIREIFGLDKVEVNKLRELTDKVTSHIRALQILGSLEEISDCVIVHLILQRW